One window of Sphingobacteriales bacterium genomic DNA carries:
- a CDS encoding cupin domain-containing protein, translating into MNYPFELPHTIRSPFGEVLIFHAIEHEEGVPKMIVSNKLQPGSGPPFHVHFKQDECLTVMTGLMGYQIENQQEAYLKEGESVMFPKGAMHRFWNAGEVVLECSGYIKPANTIDYFLTGIYRSMEKAGKPEGDLFDSAFLMTRYKTEYDLKDIPVFVKKVIFPVTVFIGNLLGKYKHFENAPKPIK; encoded by the coding sequence ATGAATTACCCATTTGAATTGCCACATACCATTCGTTCTCCATTTGGTGAAGTACTGATATTTCATGCTATTGAACATGAAGAGGGTGTCCCAAAAATGATTGTGTCCAACAAATTACAACCCGGATCAGGTCCTCCATTTCATGTTCACTTCAAACAAGATGAATGTTTGACTGTAATGACCGGTTTGATGGGTTATCAGATTGAAAATCAGCAAGAGGCTTACCTTAAAGAAGGAGAAAGTGTCATGTTTCCTAAAGGAGCTATGCATAGATTTTGGAACGCCGGTGAAGTTGTTCTGGAATGTAGTGGTTATATAAAACCGGCAAACACGATTGACTATTTTCTCACCGGAATTTACCGGTCAATGGAAAAAGCAGGCAAACCTGAAGGTGACCTTTTTGACAGCGCTTTTTTAATGACCCGCTACAAAACAGAGTATGATTTAAAAGACATTCCTGTTTTTGTAAAAAAAGTAATATTTCCGGTAACTGTCTTTATAGGAAACTTGCTCGGCAAGTATAAACATTTTGAAAACGCTCCTAAACCAATTAAATAA
- a CDS encoding TetR/AcrR family transcriptional regulator, whose product MKTKAQILQKALLLFNEKGYINVGVREIARDLDISPGNLSYHFGKKEDILIALLNQFRDANSSLYEEYFEKDATLSHFLQLMKSIFESQYQYRGVFIGNQYIQSELKSADSFNYKETYNNRVAGFTRIFKTLIEAGQIQSTDEDIAFLVSLLTLIGRFWIQEATLFNHSPDKETTILYYITLLSKQLSLFATQTGLDSIEQFKNNTGN is encoded by the coding sequence ATGAAAACGAAAGCGCAAATTCTTCAGAAAGCCCTGTTATTGTTTAATGAGAAAGGATATATAAATGTGGGAGTCAGAGAGATAGCCCGTGATTTAGATATAAGCCCCGGTAACCTTTCTTACCATTTTGGAAAGAAAGAAGATATTTTAATTGCATTGCTAAATCAGTTTAGAGATGCTAACTCTTCGTTGTATGAAGAATATTTTGAGAAGGATGCCACATTAAGTCATTTTCTCCAACTAATGAAAAGTATATTTGAATCTCAATATCAATACAGAGGAGTTTTTATAGGTAATCAATACATTCAGTCAGAGCTAAAATCAGCGGATTCGTTTAACTATAAAGAAACCTATAATAATAGAGTGGCAGGATTTACAAGAATCTTTAAAACATTGATTGAGGCAGGACAAATTCAGTCAACTGATGAAGATATTGCTTTCCTTGTGTCTTTGCTTACTTTGATAGGTAGGTTTTGGATTCAAGAAGCCACATTATTTAATCATTCTCCCGATAAAGAAACGACAATCCTATATTATATAACGCTACTGTCAAAACAACTTTCTCTTTTTGCCACACAAACCGGTCTTGATTCAATAGAGCAATTTAAAAACAATACCGGGAATTGA
- a CDS encoding GNAT family N-acetyltransferase, translating into MNFIFQTKRLSLRKFELTDSEFIIELLNSEGWIRFIGNSNVKTVDQAQNYLLNSPLKSYTLNGFGLCMVETIADKCPIGMCGLVFRENLDKPDIGFAFLPAYHGKGYAYEIANATLKYAKEHLDIPEVYGITVEDNHKSISLLNRLGFNYLKNINFSNDNTPLMLFSSDSHKS; encoded by the coding sequence ATGAACTTTATTTTTCAAACTAAGAGGTTGAGTTTACGGAAGTTTGAGTTGACAGATTCAGAGTTTATAATCGAACTTTTAAACAGCGAAGGGTGGATACGGTTTATAGGCAACAGCAATGTTAAAACTGTAGATCAAGCCCAAAACTACCTGTTAAACAGCCCTCTAAAAAGTTATACTTTGAATGGTTTCGGCCTGTGTATGGTCGAAACCATAGCCGACAAATGTCCCATCGGTATGTGTGGTCTTGTTTTCCGCGAAAATTTGGACAAACCCGATATTGGATTTGCTTTTCTGCCTGCATATCACGGTAAAGGATATGCTTACGAAATAGCAAACGCCACCTTAAAATACGCTAAGGAACATTTAGATATTCCTGAGGTTTATGGCATTACCGTAGAAGATAACCACAAATCAATATCATTACTAAACCGACTCGGTTTTAATTACCTAAAAAATATCAACTTCTCTAATGACAATACTCCTTTAATGCTATTCAGCTCTGATAGCCATAAATCCTAA